In Saccharicrinis fermentans DSM 9555 = JCM 21142, a genomic segment contains:
- a CDS encoding BamA/TamA family outer membrane protein, whose protein sequence is MVKNFMLTPYIAPSYSPELELMMTAGALISFKVQADNPILGRSSIPFSLGYSTNNSISFSCFPYLYGKDDKYRILGRFYYRDMPDNYWGVGYEAGNRSSSSNQTTNYHRQWWSFEGQVVKKITNSLFLGLSYDVNNTSATLLNDFMTQEVYVNQYGTDISNVGLGFVIEYDSRDNVQNAHDGSLFSIAFSEYNKIINLSGHQFTKLTIDARKYFSLAYRKTLAMQAKSIYADGSVPWTELPYLGTMFDLRGYQMGRFRDKSMFFGIMEYRHMFSRRTSNRQGNYNSSWGFVSWVGIGSVAPSYSYMNQWLTNFGVGVRYEIQPRLNVRMDYGFGKDNRGLYLSISEAF, encoded by the coding sequence TTGGTAAAAAATTTTATGCTTACGCCATATATTGCTCCTTCTTATTCTCCAGAATTGGAGTTGATGATGACAGCAGGTGCATTGATTTCGTTTAAAGTGCAAGCAGATAATCCTATTTTGGGAAGATCAAGTATTCCTTTTTCGTTGGGCTACAGTACCAATAATTCCATTTCTTTTTCGTGTTTTCCTTATTTATATGGTAAAGATGATAAGTATAGAATACTGGGACGTTTTTATTATAGGGATATGCCAGATAATTATTGGGGGGTAGGGTACGAAGCCGGTAATCGCAGTTCCAGTTCTAATCAAACTACGAATTATCATCGTCAATGGTGGTCTTTTGAAGGACAGGTTGTAAAAAAAATAACCAACAGTCTTTTCCTTGGTTTGAGCTATGATGTTAATAACACCAGTGCTACTCTGCTCAATGATTTTATGACTCAAGAAGTATATGTAAATCAGTATGGAACAGATATATCAAATGTAGGTTTGGGTTTTGTGATAGAGTACGATAGTCGTGATAATGTGCAAAATGCGCATGATGGTAGCTTGTTTAGTATCGCATTTTCTGAATATAACAAGATTATTAATCTCTCCGGACATCAATTTACTAAGTTAACCATAGATGCACGCAAGTATTTTTCATTGGCTTACAGAAAAACGCTGGCTATGCAGGCCAAAAGTATTTACGCAGACGGATCGGTGCCTTGGACTGAGTTACCGTATTTAGGAACAATGTTTGATCTACGTGGATATCAAATGGGTAGGTTTAGAGATAAGAGTATGTTTTTTGGAATCATGGAATACCGTCATATGTTCTCACGACGTACAAGCAATCGACAAGGAAATTATAACAGTTCTTGGGGTTTTGTGAGTTGGGTAGGCATTGGCTCGGTTGCTCCATCTTACAGCTATATGAATCAATGGCTGACTAATTTTGGGGTCGGGGTCAGATATGAAATCCAACCCCGATTGAATGTTCGCATGGATTATGGTTTTGGGAAAGATAATAGAGGTTTATACCTATCCATTAGCGAAGCTTTTTAG
- a CDS encoding IS701 family transposase, protein MYLSEFQHHFKNRTKSNFDKATQYVEGLALSDLKNIERITETLNADYHKMQHFITESNWDARAVIDQIANQVDQSLPNQKLKGLLIDESGWVKKGDKSIGVDHQYCGNVGKTANSQVAVFGCLCTDKYAALVDTRLYLPRSWCTNNARCETAGIPKEDRVFKTKPELATDIVKHQLEMGIEFDYVGGDGLYGNDLAFTRSVEDMGLVYMLDIHSDQKIHLEKPELHIPERKSNRGRPPKRPKASTPSVNANEYIETLTNKDWKKLDIRDSAKGKLKGLFHFKTVYIWDKVQNIVEKRLLVISKRKTKQGVEIKYSFTNAELAQYTHQALAYMQAQRFFIEHSFKEQKQIVGLDQFQTRKWLSWHHQVALNLMVGSFMLKEKLLNQDEVPLLSARDIMDFMVYKFYREMTDERMLEKLQQRHEKRQRDIDLCYSKQ, encoded by the coding sequence GTGTATTTATCTGAATTTCAGCACCATTTTAAAAATAGAACAAAATCCAACTTCGACAAAGCTACTCAATACGTCGAAGGTCTAGCTTTAAGCGATTTGAAAAACATCGAACGCATCACTGAGACATTAAACGCAGACTACCATAAGATGCAGCATTTTATCACCGAATCCAATTGGGATGCAAGAGCTGTCATCGACCAAATAGCAAATCAGGTAGACCAATCACTCCCAAACCAAAAATTAAAAGGATTACTCATAGACGAAAGCGGATGGGTGAAAAAAGGTGACAAAAGCATTGGTGTTGATCACCAGTATTGCGGGAACGTTGGGAAGACTGCAAACTCGCAGGTTGCAGTTTTTGGTTGCTTGTGCACGGACAAATATGCAGCGTTGGTCGACACGAGACTGTACCTTCCAAGGTCATGGTGTACTAACAACGCCAGGTGTGAAACTGCTGGCATCCCCAAAGAGGACAGGGTTTTCAAGACAAAACCGGAGCTGGCTACAGATATTGTGAAGCACCAACTGGAAATGGGTATCGAGTTCGATTACGTTGGGGGGGATGGACTTTATGGCAATGACCTTGCGTTTACCCGTTCGGTTGAGGATATGGGTTTGGTGTACATGCTTGACATTCATAGCGATCAAAAAATCCACCTTGAAAAACCAGAACTACATATTCCAGAGCGAAAGAGCAATCGTGGGCGCCCACCCAAAAGGCCGAAGGCAAGCACCCCATCGGTAAACGCTAACGAATATATAGAAACGCTTACAAACAAGGACTGGAAAAAGCTTGACATTCGTGATTCTGCCAAGGGAAAGCTGAAGGGATTGTTCCATTTTAAGACAGTTTACATTTGGGATAAGGTTCAGAACATTGTTGAGAAACGGTTGCTGGTCATTTCGAAAAGAAAGACAAAGCAGGGAGTAGAAATAAAATATTCGTTCACTAACGCAGAACTTGCTCAATACACGCATCAGGCGCTGGCATACATGCAGGCACAACGCTTTTTCATTGAGCATAGCTTCAAAGAGCAAAAACAGATAGTAGGCTTGGATCAGTTCCAAACCCGCAAATGGCTGTCATGGCATCACCAAGTAGCCCTCAACTTAATGGTGGGCAGCTTTATGCTGAAAGAAAAACTATTGAATCAAGACGAAGTCCCATTGTTGTCGGCAAGAGACATTATGGATTTTATGGTATACAAATTTTATCGTGAAATGACCGATGAACGGATGCTGGAAAAACTGCAGCAGCGACATGAAAAGCGACAGCGTGACATAGACCTCTGTTATTCAAAGCAATAA
- a CDS encoding glycoside hydrolase family 2 protein, whose amino-acid sequence MSKTNLLLALLILVTNAFSQNKQLPYGYPDSNRKKECINTGWKFHLGEPEAHYYKKETDDSKWENISIPHTLKPTSLTLDFSTDTKDQPTFHRSVGWYRKYIQVSATARKKIFLEFEGAHQVTDLWVNGKHVGQFAVTGYTPFHFDISDYVQRGKENLITLMVDNRRNENIPPDAGPFDYVKFSGLYRDVYLVETDPVHITYNWEKTNAGITITTPSVDPINMNATIHIKTFVRNENTTPKNCEVINRIIDKQGVVVLKLVSSQEIAPGSDIEFSQIGGIEDDLHLWDTHHPYLYRVNTEVRVDGKSADCLENRLGIRTFRLDNKKGFMLNEKPIDLIGFNRHQHYGYLGDALPNSLHYKDMLQFKQLGFNVMRTAHYPQDNAIMEACDELGILVYEEAPTWITMNNTKRWFANLETAARRMVRNHRNHPSIVIWGAGINHRGYVPQIHYAIKQEDPNRLTASQSARWTGWQASGLTDINANMLYGPFIWDRSEPMLAMEGHSGPQEVAIHKRDPKMTGIISWTAHAYYTFHPTHAKYKSMKDRTRSGAMTIFRQPKKGLLWYPSEMRKEPFLHIEQDWKKDIKILEVYSNADEVELFVNGESYLRQTPSSDSVYIGLDHPPYHFQISNYEAGELKAVGYKDGKEFVSQTIRTPGKAKKLQLIIDTIGRKFEADGSDILVAYARVLDNNGTWVKDSVGEVSFSITGPAKIYGNDANINANPMFIETGEAPILIQAGTNPGKITLRAKSKGLKSATATFRSVTKENDMILANAQAIYDFERLRVDLGAKDQLIQFGWTPWSSTDNQPSSIHLEAFGGIDASIKTNSDNGVLRWLGEMNVIGKYGFAYGEGVLGIDPKGMTLEFMHLPKGVYKLTTWHHAPRTNSDLMDTNVDKLKKLQIHKLPYAQEIYIQADDKEVSRVQTTEGKEMQFSPVATAETILVSDGTNPVRIVFKDGQSNKGVWLNAFELSEWFNK is encoded by the coding sequence ATGTCTAAAACAAATCTACTTTTAGCCTTACTTATTCTGGTCACCAATGCATTTTCACAGAATAAGCAATTACCGTATGGCTATCCTGATTCTAATCGGAAAAAAGAATGTATCAACACAGGTTGGAAATTTCACTTGGGGGAACCAGAAGCTCATTACTACAAAAAAGAAACCGATGATTCAAAATGGGAAAACATCAGTATACCACACACCCTAAAGCCCACTTCATTAACACTGGATTTTAGCACTGACACCAAGGATCAGCCAACCTTTCACCGCAGCGTAGGTTGGTACCGAAAATATATTCAAGTAAGTGCTACAGCCCGCAAAAAAATATTTCTTGAATTTGAAGGAGCACATCAGGTAACCGATTTATGGGTGAACGGTAAACATGTGGGACAGTTTGCAGTGACAGGTTACACTCCCTTTCACTTTGACATTTCAGATTATGTGCAAAGAGGAAAAGAAAACTTGATTACTCTGATGGTAGACAACCGAAGGAACGAGAACATACCACCAGATGCCGGTCCCTTTGACTATGTAAAATTCAGTGGCCTTTATCGCGATGTGTACCTGGTTGAAACCGACCCTGTGCACATTACTTATAATTGGGAGAAAACCAACGCAGGTATCACCATCACCACACCAAGTGTGGATCCCATAAATATGAATGCAACCATTCATATTAAAACATTTGTTCGAAACGAAAATACCACCCCCAAGAACTGTGAAGTCATCAATAGAATTATTGATAAGCAAGGGGTTGTAGTACTCAAGTTAGTTTCAAGCCAAGAAATCGCCCCTGGTAGCGATATAGAATTTAGCCAGATTGGTGGTATTGAGGATGACCTTCACCTTTGGGATACCCATCATCCATATCTATATCGCGTGAACACAGAAGTGAGAGTGGACGGAAAAAGTGCTGATTGCCTTGAGAATAGACTTGGTATCAGAACTTTTAGACTAGATAATAAAAAAGGCTTTATGCTGAATGAGAAACCCATTGATCTCATTGGCTTTAATCGTCATCAGCACTATGGATATCTGGGCGACGCACTTCCCAACTCACTACATTACAAAGACATGCTTCAATTCAAACAACTTGGATTTAATGTAATGCGCACAGCCCACTATCCACAAGACAATGCCATTATGGAAGCTTGTGATGAGTTAGGTATACTGGTATACGAAGAAGCCCCTACCTGGATAACCATGAACAACACCAAACGCTGGTTTGCTAATCTAGAAACGGCAGCCCGTAGAATGGTTCGTAATCACCGTAACCATCCTTCTATCGTGATCTGGGGAGCAGGAATCAACCACCGTGGCTATGTACCACAAATTCATTACGCAATCAAACAAGAAGACCCCAATCGTTTAACGGCGTCACAAAGTGCGCGTTGGACAGGATGGCAGGCATCCGGACTAACAGATATCAATGCCAATATGCTCTACGGTCCGTTTATCTGGGATCGCTCAGAGCCCATGCTTGCCATGGAGGGTCATTCAGGTCCCCAAGAGGTAGCAATTCATAAACGAGATCCTAAAATGACAGGAATCATCTCATGGACAGCCCACGCATACTACACCTTCCACCCTACACACGCCAAATACAAGAGCATGAAGGACAGAACCAGAAGTGGAGCGATGACTATTTTTCGCCAACCTAAAAAAGGGCTTCTATGGTATCCTTCAGAAATGAGAAAAGAACCTTTTTTACATATTGAACAAGATTGGAAAAAAGATATCAAGATACTTGAGGTATATTCAAATGCAGACGAAGTTGAACTATTTGTCAACGGAGAATCCTATTTAAGACAAACACCATCAAGTGATTCTGTATACATTGGCTTAGACCATCCACCTTATCATTTTCAAATATCCAACTATGAAGCAGGAGAGTTAAAAGCAGTTGGCTACAAAGATGGAAAAGAATTTGTATCGCAAACAATCCGCACACCCGGTAAAGCAAAAAAACTACAACTAATTATCGATACCATTGGTCGTAAATTTGAAGCTGATGGTTCAGATATTTTAGTAGCATACGCCAGAGTATTAGACAATAATGGAACATGGGTCAAAGATTCCGTTGGTGAGGTAAGCTTCTCAATAACTGGTCCGGCAAAGATATATGGTAATGATGCCAACATAAATGCCAACCCTATGTTTATTGAAACAGGAGAAGCCCCTATATTAATTCAGGCAGGAACCAATCCTGGCAAAATAACTCTAAGAGCCAAAAGCAAAGGATTAAAATCAGCAACAGCCACATTCAGATCGGTTACCAAAGAAAATGATATGATACTGGCCAATGCACAAGCCATCTATGATTTTGAACGTTTAAGAGTTGACCTGGGAGCAAAAGATCAACTCATACAATTTGGTTGGACACCATGGAGCTCCACAGACAACCAACCATCCTCCATTCATCTGGAAGCCTTCGGAGGTATTGATGCCAGCATTAAAACCAACTCCGACAACGGAGTTTTGCGTTGGCTTGGAGAAATGAATGTTATTGGAAAATATGGATTTGCATATGGCGAAGGAGTCCTGGGCATTGATCCAAAGGGCATGACACTTGAATTTATGCATTTACCCAAGGGTGTTTATAAATTAACAACATGGCATCACGCACCCCGCACCAACAGCGACTTGATGGATACCAATGTGGATAAACTCAAAAAATTACAAATCCATAAATTGCCATATGCCCAAGAAATATATATCCAGGCAGATGACAAAGAAGTATCCAGAGTGCAAACTACAGAAGGTAAAGAAATGCAATTTTCTCCGGTGGCAACAGCCGAAACCATTCTTGTTTCAGACGGAACTAATCCGGTAAGAATTGTGTTTAAAGACGGACAAAGTAACAAAGGTGTTTGGCTAAATGCATTCGAACTATCAGAATGGTTTAATAAATAG
- the nhaD gene encoding sodium:proton antiporter NhaD: protein MFLLMLAVFIIGYGFIVFEHINHINKAAIALLIGSLTWAIYAIGGSGILELGFSSAWQNFSAAAHGSANIKEFITHHELYHHLSEISSILFFLMGAMTIVELVDKYQGFRIITSKINSSSAVKLLWIISLLTFFMSAVLDNLTTTIVILTVLRKLLSQKDNRWIFASMVVVSANAGGAWSPIGDVTTIMLWIGSQVTAGHIVTSVILPSLVNVIISTFLFSLLIKGQTIRPVLSENETREFTTHQERVFMLVVGTLALISVPIFKTITHLPPYLGMLLGLAVLWIMTDRYLKNRSAEDKRTLTVTAVIRSIDIPTILFFLGILSAVSALQSAGHLDLMAQVMDEKVKNIYVINMLIGIVSSIVDNVPLVAASMGMYNISGAEAVGYLANFAQDGNFWSFLAYCAGTGGSILIIGSAAGVAAMGLEKIDFMWYMKKVSVIALAGYLGGALTFYLQTLL from the coding sequence ATGTTTTTATTAATGCTTGCAGTATTCATAATAGGATATGGATTTATCGTATTCGAACACATCAACCACATCAATAAAGCAGCTATTGCATTACTAATTGGTTCACTAACCTGGGCAATCTATGCCATTGGTGGTTCTGGAATTTTAGAGTTAGGTTTTAGTTCAGCATGGCAGAATTTTTCTGCAGCAGCACATGGCTCAGCAAATATCAAAGAGTTTATTACACACCATGAGTTATACCATCACTTATCTGAGATATCTTCTATCTTATTCTTTTTAATGGGAGCAATGACCATTGTTGAATTAGTAGATAAGTACCAGGGTTTTAGAATCATAACCAGCAAGATAAATAGTTCCAGTGCCGTTAAATTACTTTGGATTATCAGTTTACTCACCTTCTTTATGTCGGCTGTACTGGACAACCTAACCACTACAATTGTAATACTTACCGTATTAAGAAAATTACTATCCCAAAAGGATAACCGTTGGATATTTGCCAGTATGGTTGTGGTATCAGCCAATGCAGGGGGTGCATGGTCACCTATTGGTGATGTTACCACCATTATGCTTTGGATTGGAAGCCAGGTAACTGCAGGACACATTGTCACATCCGTAATATTACCCAGCTTGGTGAATGTCATCATATCCACCTTCTTATTTTCTCTGCTAATAAAAGGGCAAACCATCCGACCTGTATTATCCGAAAACGAAACACGCGAATTTACAACACATCAAGAGCGGGTTTTTATGCTAGTTGTTGGAACACTAGCTTTAATTTCGGTACCTATATTTAAAACCATCACACACCTGCCTCCATACTTAGGAATGCTGTTGGGCTTAGCTGTACTATGGATCATGACAGACCGCTATTTAAAAAACAGATCGGCAGAAGACAAACGTACATTAACGGTTACAGCAGTTATCAGATCCATTGACATTCCAACTATTCTGTTTTTTCTAGGCATATTAAGTGCAGTATCGGCACTGCAGTCAGCAGGTCATTTGGACTTGATGGCTCAGGTCATGGATGAAAAAGTAAAAAACATCTATGTGATCAATATGCTCATTGGTATAGTTTCTTCTATTGTTGATAATGTTCCTTTGGTAGCCGCATCCATGGGTATGTATAACATATCTGGTGCAGAAGCAGTAGGCTACTTAGCTAACTTTGCACAGGATGGTAATTTTTGGTCATTTTTAGCTTACTGTGCTGGTACAGGCGGCAGCATACTCATTATCGGATCTGCAGCCGGCGTTGCTGCTATGGGACTTGAAAAGATAGACTTTATGTGGTATATGAAAAAAGTTAGTGTTATTGCACTAGCTGGATACTTAGGAGGTGCTTTAACCTTCTACCTACAGACACTGCTTTAG
- a CDS encoding TrkH family potassium uptake protein encodes MLDKKIILSAFGLALMFESAFMILCAVVSLIYGDTDLQALMISSAITFFTGGICWFFNKTNHKVQLKRESFIIVTTVWVVMSIFGALPYLLSGAINNFTDAFFEAISGFTTTGASVINDIEALPHGILFWRSITHLIGGMGIIVLAVAILPYFGFGGMQLYNAEAAGVVNDKLHPKITRTAKSLWGIYVLLVALETIFLILGGMPLFDALCHSFSTVASGGFSTKNDSIAGYSPYIQYVIIVFMLFAGTNFSLFYFLGRGNWKKFISNSELKVYLYITFITTVFIAITLISLDHFPAEESFRASLFQVSSIITSTGFVTADYTSWHPYITFIFFILMFSGACVGSTSGGIKLFRHMILFKSIQIEFKRMTHPQAIIPLKIGNKSISVEVIYKVLAFLMLYATICAIGIFSLTLTGMNVESASGAVATSMGGIGPGLGTVGPIHNFFAVPAIGKWILSALMLLGRLELFSVLILFSTNFWRHH; translated from the coding sequence ATGTTAGACAAAAAAATTATCTTGAGCGCTTTCGGACTCGCCCTTATGTTCGAAAGTGCTTTTATGATTCTCTGTGCGGTCGTATCCCTTATTTATGGAGATACAGATTTACAAGCCCTGATGATCTCATCAGCCATTACCTTTTTTACAGGAGGAATTTGCTGGTTTTTCAATAAAACGAACCACAAAGTACAACTCAAGCGAGAGAGTTTTATTATTGTCACTACAGTATGGGTTGTTATGTCAATATTTGGAGCCCTTCCCTACCTGTTAAGTGGAGCCATTAATAATTTCACAGATGCCTTCTTCGAAGCCATATCTGGCTTTACAACCACAGGAGCTTCAGTTATTAACGATATTGAAGCATTACCCCATGGAATTTTATTTTGGAGAAGCATCACTCATCTGATAGGTGGAATGGGTATTATTGTTCTTGCGGTTGCCATCCTTCCTTATTTTGGCTTTGGAGGCATGCAGTTATATAATGCCGAAGCCGCCGGGGTGGTGAATGACAAACTACATCCCAAAATAACCCGAACCGCAAAGAGTCTATGGGGTATTTATGTATTACTAGTAGCACTTGAAACTATTTTTCTAATCTTGGGAGGCATGCCTTTATTTGATGCACTCTGCCATAGTTTTAGTACTGTTGCCTCGGGTGGATTCTCCACTAAAAACGACAGTATTGCTGGGTACTCGCCATATATACAATATGTTATTATCGTCTTTATGCTTTTTGCAGGAACTAATTTTTCGTTATTCTATTTCTTGGGCAGAGGTAATTGGAAAAAGTTCATTTCCAACTCAGAACTTAAAGTGTATCTATATATTACTTTCATCACCACTGTTTTTATAGCAATTACACTCATTTCTCTTGATCATTTCCCAGCAGAAGAGTCTTTTAGGGCCTCGCTTTTTCAGGTATCCAGTATAATCACAAGTACGGGATTTGTAACGGCCGATTATACCTCATGGCATCCCTATATTACCTTTATTTTTTTCATTCTCATGTTTAGTGGTGCTTGTGTAGGTAGTACATCCGGTGGCATTAAACTATTCCGCCATATGATACTCTTTAAAAGCATTCAAATTGAATTTAAAAGAATGACCCATCCACAAGCCATTATACCGCTAAAAATTGGTAATAAATCAATTTCTGTAGAAGTGATATACAAAGTACTGGCCTTTTTAATGCTATATGCAACCATATGTGCCATTGGAATATTTTCATTGACCTTGACAGGTATGAATGTAGAATCTGCTTCGGGAGCCGTGGCCACCTCTATGGGTGGAATTGGTCCTGGTTTGGGAACGGTGGGACCCATCCATAATTTCTTTGCCGTACCAGCTATTGGCAAATGGATCTTGTCTGCACTCATGTTATTAGGACGTCTAGAGTTATTTTCTGTTCTAATATTGTTCTCCACAAATTTTTGGCGTCATCATTAA
- a CDS encoding exodeoxyribonuclease III gives MKIISWNVNGLRAVAKKNFFEDFKHIDADIFCLQETKAQDDQVAEVLKTLEGYHVYSNSAEKKGYSGTAVLSKEKPLKVTTNIGIPEHDTEGRVLTLEYEKFYLVNVYVPNSGSELKRLSYRQDWDKAFFEYLKKLEKEKPILTCGDFNVAHTDIDLARPKPNYNKAAGYMQEEIDGMDRYTRGGLKDTFRHFYPDLKDKYSWWSYRAGARGKNVGWRIDYFLASESFLPSIKDAFIMNEVMGSDHCPVGVILH, from the coding sequence ATGAAAATAATATCATGGAATGTAAACGGCCTAAGGGCTGTTGCTAAAAAGAATTTCTTTGAAGATTTTAAGCATATAGATGCCGATATTTTTTGTTTGCAAGAAACCAAAGCACAAGATGATCAGGTAGCTGAAGTATTAAAAACACTGGAAGGTTATCATGTTTATTCCAATTCGGCAGAGAAAAAAGGTTATTCAGGTACGGCTGTATTATCAAAAGAAAAACCATTGAAAGTCACCACGAACATAGGTATTCCTGAACACGATACCGAAGGCAGGGTTCTAACATTGGAGTATGAAAAATTTTACCTGGTAAATGTTTATGTACCTAATTCAGGCAGCGAACTAAAGCGTTTAAGTTATCGACAGGATTGGGACAAGGCTTTTTTTGAATACCTAAAAAAACTAGAAAAAGAGAAACCGATATTAACCTGTGGTGATTTTAATGTGGCACACACAGACATAGACCTAGCACGCCCCAAACCCAATTACAATAAAGCGGCTGGTTATATGCAGGAAGAAATTGACGGCATGGATCGTTATACCCGTGGTGGACTCAAAGATACTTTCCGTCATTTTTACCCTGATTTAAAAGATAAATATTCGTGGTGGAGCTACCGTGCTGGAGCTAGAGGCAAAAATGTAGGCTGGAGAATCGATTATTTTTTAGCCAGCGAAAGCTTTCTTCCATCCATTAAAGACGCTTTTATCATGAATGAGGTTATGGGCTCCGATCATTGTCCAGTTGGAGTAATCCTACACTAA
- a CDS encoding sulfatase-like hydrolase/transferase, whose amino-acid sequence MKSKISFFLILWAMVVNAQEKSNIIFVLTDDQQCGLLGCEGNPIVKTPNIDKLADDGVRFSNAHVTSAICTPSRVSILLGQFERKHGVNFNSGTSVSPEAWDKSYPVVMRNNGYYTGYIGKNHSPIGDGGYQSGLMEKSFDYWYAGHGHLSFYPKKRHKIFKSAKHDTQVEIINEGVDDFFSNEHRMEGALHFIDQRPKDKPFCLSICFNLPHGASTGSMKQLATDSVIYRDLYRDLEIPMPENYVAKADIKEPKLPVEIHRAYDRQAGYNYVDNPKDNRERLIRQMQAMTGIDGLFGNLRKTLKEKGLDKNTIIIYTSDHGLFMGQQGLGGKALCYEETTHVPMIVYNPMDKKKVRGRVCDELVQTIDITSTMISYAGIVEPKEFQGKDLSALISGKQEKVRDYLFTENLWSTQFGNPRCESIQNKEWKYIRYYKNENLSASVKIAIAKDLGVNINKMLYSVHDPDIALYRTFVEGPLNGEKPVYEELYNLKDDPHELNNLVHNKKHSEILNTLREEWKVAIKEARGSGKPKVLRYTADSMMEKYGYVKNE is encoded by the coding sequence ATGAAATCTAAAATATCATTTTTTCTTATCCTTTGGGCTATGGTGGTTAATGCTCAGGAAAAATCTAATATTATATTTGTTTTAACCGATGATCAGCAATGCGGTTTATTAGGGTGTGAAGGAAATCCCATTGTTAAAACACCAAATATTGACAAGTTGGCTGATGATGGTGTGCGTTTCTCCAATGCCCATGTTACCAGTGCTATTTGTACTCCCAGCCGTGTTTCTATTTTGCTGGGACAGTTTGAACGTAAACATGGTGTGAATTTTAATTCAGGTACCAGTGTTTCCCCGGAGGCTTGGGACAAATCGTATCCAGTTGTTATGCGGAATAATGGTTATTATACAGGTTATATTGGTAAGAATCATTCACCTATTGGAGATGGTGGTTATCAGAGTGGATTAATGGAGAAGTCGTTTGATTATTGGTATGCTGGACACGGACATCTGTCATTCTACCCTAAAAAACGACATAAGATTTTTAAGAGTGCTAAACATGATACACAGGTGGAAATCATAAATGAAGGAGTGGACGATTTTTTCAGCAATGAACATAGGATGGAGGGAGCACTTCATTTTATTGATCAACGTCCCAAAGATAAGCCATTTTGTTTGAGTATATGTTTTAATCTTCCTCATGGGGCTAGTACAGGAAGCATGAAACAGTTAGCCACTGATTCTGTGATTTATCGTGATTTGTATCGCGATTTGGAGATACCCATGCCTGAAAATTATGTGGCCAAAGCAGATATAAAAGAGCCAAAATTGCCTGTTGAGATTCATAGGGCTTATGATCGTCAGGCAGGTTATAATTATGTGGATAATCCTAAGGATAATAGGGAACGTTTGATTCGGCAGATGCAAGCTATGACAGGAATTGACGGACTATTTGGAAATCTCAGAAAGACATTAAAAGAAAAAGGACTGGATAAAAATACCATTATCATTTATACTTCTGATCATGGTTTATTTATGGGACAACAAGGTTTGGGTGGCAAAGCTCTTTGTTATGAGGAAACAACCCATGTGCCTATGATTGTGTATAATCCTATGGATAAAAAGAAGGTGAGAGGTAGGGTGTGTGATGAGTTGGTGCAAACCATTGATATTACTTCTACAATGATAAGCTATGCAGGTATTGTGGAACCTAAGGAGTTTCAAGGTAAAGATCTATCGGCCTTGATAAGTGGCAAGCAGGAAAAGGTAAGAGATTATCTGTTTACGGAAAATCTTTGGTCAACACAATTTGGTAATCCTCGTTGCGAATCCATTCAAAATAAAGAGTGGAAATATATACGCTATTATAAAAATGAGAATCTCTCAGCTTCAGTTAAAATTGCCATCGCTAAAGATTTGGGCGTAAATATTAATAAAATGCTGTATTCGGTTCACGATCCTGATATTGCCCTGTATCGTACCTTTGTTGAAGGACCGTTAAATGGAGAGAAGCCTGTGTATGAGGAGTTATATAACCTAAAGGACGATCCGCATGAATTAAATAACCTGGTGCATAATAAAAAGCACAGTGAAATATTGAATACTTTACGTGAAGAGTGGAAAGTGGCTATTAAAGAGGCTAGAGGCTCTGGAAAACCTAAGGTGTTAAGATATACGGCCGATTCTATGATGGAGAAATATGGTTATGTAAAAAATGAATAA